One window of Nocardia nova SH22a genomic DNA carries:
- a CDS encoding type II toxin-antitoxin system HipA family toxin: MTDFPDSGTLRSISEADVYKAGVLAGHLRRSDDVVEFAYSDTYCAEPVAPPVAFTLPKSAGKFRATGGSVPPFFAGLLPEGLRLSAITSAVRTSEDDHLSLLLAVGRDAIGDVQVVPAGCSPVDPVPVFDRADTSDADFGSLFAQVTATNVDEFDRTGLPGVQVKVSAQMISTPLSTSRGPAILKLNPPDHPFLVENENFFLGMAAACGIQVPRHHLATDALGRTGLFVDRFDRVVERGGVRKLAQEDACQVGGRYPAAKYRVTLQDAMKSLAEAVAAGGGSYPLAIVRMLEIAAFSYLIGNGDLHGKNLSIRQNPTGLWEVTPAYDLLTTQPYLSWNDPMALSLYGRDGKLIYRWWIEAAHHLGVSERAIRRSLARIVDSSEQWIDRVSDIGFDEKTTCRLGRMIDQRHKELHRPSV; this comes from the coding sequence ATGACTGATTTTCCGGATTCTGGCACTCTCCGATCGATCAGCGAAGCTGACGTGTATAAGGCCGGAGTGCTCGCGGGCCACCTGCGACGGTCGGACGATGTGGTGGAGTTCGCCTACTCTGACACGTATTGTGCTGAGCCGGTGGCACCGCCGGTCGCGTTCACTCTGCCCAAGAGTGCTGGGAAGTTCCGGGCCACCGGAGGCTCCGTTCCGCCATTCTTTGCAGGACTACTACCTGAGGGATTACGTCTCAGCGCAATTACGAGCGCGGTCCGGACGAGCGAGGATGATCACCTCAGCCTGTTGCTGGCGGTCGGCAGGGATGCGATAGGTGATGTCCAAGTGGTCCCCGCCGGATGCAGCCCAGTGGATCCGGTGCCCGTCTTCGATCGTGCAGATACCTCTGACGCGGATTTCGGATCGCTGTTCGCGCAGGTCACGGCAACCAACGTTGATGAATTCGACCGTACCGGGCTTCCGGGTGTGCAGGTCAAAGTGTCCGCGCAGATGATTTCGACCCCGCTGTCGACCTCTCGCGGGCCGGCGATCCTGAAGCTCAATCCGCCGGATCACCCGTTTCTGGTGGAGAACGAGAACTTCTTCCTCGGCATGGCGGCAGCGTGCGGCATCCAAGTTCCGCGTCACCACCTTGCCACCGATGCCTTGGGTCGAACTGGGCTGTTCGTCGACCGGTTCGATCGGGTTGTCGAACGCGGTGGTGTACGGAAGCTGGCGCAGGAGGACGCATGTCAGGTCGGCGGTCGGTATCCGGCGGCAAAATATCGAGTCACCTTGCAAGATGCGATGAAATCGCTCGCCGAAGCAGTGGCCGCCGGTGGCGGATCGTATCCGCTTGCTATCGTCCGGATGCTGGAGATCGCGGCGTTCAGCTATCTGATCGGGAACGGTGATCTGCACGGAAAGAACCTCTCCATCAGGCAGAATCCGACCGGACTCTGGGAGGTCACGCCAGCCTACGACCTCCTGACAACTCAGCCGTACCTGTCCTGGAACGATCCGATGGCGCTGTCACTGTATGGCCGAGACGGAAAGTTGATCTATCGCTGGTGGATCGAAGCCGCCCACCACCTGGGGGTGTCCGAGCGCGCAATCAGGCGCAGTCTGGCACGTATCGTCGATTCGTCGGAGCAGTGGATCGACCGGGTCTCGGACATCGGTTTCGACGAAAAGACGACGTGCCGTTTGGGTCGGATGATCGACCAGCGGCACAAGGAACTTCATCGGCCTTCGGTGTGA
- a CDS encoding helix-turn-helix domain-containing protein: MLTLIVAMAAIARFSWIIRSLTPHLCLGAQLTRPHPRRRARADVGPLTAFAEFVAQRRHLLGLTQLDLADLADVGVSTVRNVEAGRASPTLEVTLRVLNALGSTLVGMSHASVDRLPRDAVDLSKERIARR; the protein is encoded by the coding sequence ATGCTGACGCTTATAGTTGCTATGGCGGCGATAGCGAGGTTCAGCTGGATCATTCGGAGTTTGACGCCACACTTATGTCTAGGAGCACAGTTGACGCGCCCACATCCTCGCAGGCGGGCTCGGGCGGATGTCGGGCCGCTGACTGCATTCGCAGAGTTCGTAGCGCAACGACGACACCTTCTCGGGCTGACGCAACTCGATCTGGCAGATCTCGCCGACGTCGGCGTATCGACAGTGCGAAATGTCGAGGCTGGTCGGGCCTCGCCGACGCTCGAAGTCACACTCCGTGTACTGAATGCGCTCGGCTCGACTCTGGTGGGTATGTCCCATGCCTCCGTTGATCGACTTCCGCGTGATGCTGTCGATCTCAGTAAGGAGAGGATCGCTCGGCGATGA
- a CDS encoding LapA family protein: MTSDAVPHPGQDPVPHDGPLDPPRVDTPPSTTPVKGKRALKKTRAGYAWVTLVAAAIIGILLLIFILQNLNQVRIHLFFWQFNLPLGVTVLLSVIAGALVMALAGGWRILQLRRVAKRL; this comes from the coding sequence ATGACCAGCGACGCAGTTCCGCATCCCGGACAGGATCCGGTACCGCACGACGGGCCGCTCGACCCACCGCGCGTCGACACCCCGCCGTCGACCACCCCCGTCAAGGGCAAGCGCGCGCTGAAGAAGACGCGCGCCGGCTATGCCTGGGTGACACTGGTCGCGGCGGCGATCATCGGCATCCTGCTGTTGATCTTCATCCTGCAGAATCTGAACCAGGTGCGTATCCACCTGTTCTTCTGGCAGTTCAACCTGCCGCTGGGGGTCACCGTGTTGCTTTCGGTGATCGCCGGAGCGCTGGTGATGGCACTGGCCGGAGGCTGGCGGATCCTCCAGTTGCGCAGAGTCGCCAAACGCCTTTAG
- a CDS encoding MFS transporter: protein MPADISTTTVRKVTIRLVPFLCLLYFVNYLDRVNVGFAGPSGMKSDLGMSETAFGFASGIFFLGYLVLEVPSNLALHRFGARRWIARIMLTWGIIATAMAFVPNQTALIVLRFLLGVAEAGFFPGILLYLTYWFPQRYRARIVALFMTAVPLSTAIGSTLSSLLIQYGDNVFGLSGWRFMFLVQGLPALLLAVATWFYLTDRPDRASWLSAEERTWLATELAAEQRSVQNSEHWSVRRSLTHPRILGLAAIYAGIVYGLYALGFFLPTIVAGFQQQYGTHYSVVQRGLITAIPYVIGAVAMVWWGRHGDRTGERRRHVALPAVIGGLTIPIALYLNNPFAAMTAVTVCAVGVLAALPTFWALPSTFLSGAAAAGGIALINSLGNISGFAAPYITGWLADLTGTQRAGLWVVGVSMVLAGVGVFGLRATASHTGAPLVGPTRNMEETPRRDAGRSG from the coding sequence GTGCCCGCCGACATCTCCACCACGACCGTTCGCAAGGTGACGATTCGGCTGGTGCCGTTCCTGTGCCTGCTGTATTTCGTCAACTATCTGGACCGGGTGAACGTCGGGTTCGCGGGTCCCAGCGGGATGAAGTCCGATCTCGGCATGTCGGAGACGGCGTTCGGATTCGCCTCCGGCATCTTCTTTCTCGGCTATCTGGTGCTCGAGGTGCCGAGCAATCTGGCGCTGCACCGGTTCGGCGCCCGGCGCTGGATCGCGCGCATCATGCTCACCTGGGGCATCATCGCCACCGCGATGGCCTTCGTGCCCAACCAGACCGCGCTGATCGTGCTGCGCTTTCTGCTCGGCGTGGCCGAGGCCGGATTCTTCCCGGGCATCCTGCTCTATCTGACCTACTGGTTTCCGCAGCGGTACCGTGCTCGCATCGTGGCACTGTTCATGACCGCGGTACCGCTGTCGACCGCGATCGGATCCACACTGTCGAGCCTGTTGATCCAATACGGGGACAACGTCTTCGGACTCAGCGGCTGGCGGTTCATGTTCCTCGTACAGGGGCTGCCAGCACTGCTGCTCGCCGTCGCGACCTGGTTCTACCTCACCGATCGACCGGACCGGGCAAGCTGGCTGTCGGCGGAGGAAAGGACCTGGCTGGCAACCGAACTCGCCGCGGAACAGCGGTCGGTGCAGAATTCCGAACACTGGTCGGTCCGCCGATCCCTCACCCACCCCCGCATTCTCGGCCTCGCCGCCATCTACGCCGGAATCGTCTACGGCCTCTACGCCCTCGGCTTCTTCCTGCCCACCATCGTGGCCGGATTCCAGCAGCAGTACGGCACCCACTATTCGGTGGTCCAGCGCGGCCTGATCACCGCGATTCCCTATGTGATCGGCGCGGTCGCGATGGTCTGGTGGGGCCGCCACGGCGACCGCACCGGCGAACGCCGACGGCACGTCGCCCTGCCCGCCGTGATCGGCGGCCTCACCATCCCGATCGCCCTCTACCTGAACAACCCCTTCGCCGCCATGACCGCCGTAACCGTCTGCGCCGTAGGAGTACTCGCCGCCCTCCCCACCTTCTGGGCCCTACCCAGCACCTTCCTGTCCGGCGCCGCCGCAGCGGGCGGCATAGCCCTGATCAACTCCCTCGGCAACATCAGCGGCTTCGCCGCCCCGTACATCACCGGCTGGCTCGCCGACCTCACCGGAACCCAGCGAGCGGGGTTGTGGGTGGTGGGGGTGTCGATGGTGCTCGCCGGGGTGGGGGTGTTCGGGCTGCGAGCGACGGCATCGCACACCGGTGCACCGCTCGTAGGCCCGACGCGGAACATGGAAGAGACCCCTCGACGCGATGCTGGTCGTTCAGGGTGA
- the frr gene encoding ribosome recycling factor, with the protein MIDEALFDAEEKMEKAVSVAKDDLGSVRTGRANPGMFNRVVAEYYGSPTPITQMASITVPEPRMVVIKPYEQAQLKTIETAIRNSDLGVNPTDDGNVIRVMVPQLTEERRRELVKQAKSKGEDAKVAIRNVRRKTMDELNRIQKDGEAGEDEVGRAEKELDKTTQKYVAQIDELVKHKESELLEV; encoded by the coding sequence GTGATTGATGAAGCGCTCTTCGACGCCGAGGAGAAGATGGAAAAGGCTGTCTCGGTGGCGAAGGACGACCTCGGATCCGTCCGGACCGGCCGCGCCAATCCGGGCATGTTCAACCGGGTCGTCGCCGAGTACTACGGTTCGCCGACGCCGATCACCCAGATGGCCAGCATCACCGTGCCGGAGCCGCGAATGGTCGTCATCAAGCCCTATGAGCAGGCGCAGCTGAAGACGATCGAGACCGCGATCCGCAACTCCGATCTGGGCGTGAATCCGACCGACGACGGCAACGTCATCCGGGTGATGGTTCCGCAGCTGACCGAGGAACGCCGCCGCGAACTCGTCAAGCAGGCGAAGTCCAAAGGCGAGGACGCCAAGGTCGCGATCCGCAACGTGCGGCGCAAGACCATGGATGAGCTGAACCGGATCCAGAAGGACGGCGAGGCGGGCGAGGACGAGGTCGGCCGCGCCGAGAAGGAACTGGACAAGACCACCCAGAAGTACGTCGCCCAGATCGACGAACTGGTCAAGCACAAGGAATCCGAACTGCTCGAGGTGTGA
- a CDS encoding phosphatidate cytidylyltransferase, whose product MPASDPAGETPATDPPSAEPSGKSSRAGRNLPAALAVGIGLGASLIAILLFVPKVLIGVIAVAMAVATWEVAKRLREADVLVPRIPLLVGGQAMIWLAWPWGAQGVVGAFAATALGCMAWRLFDHGLSATPRNFLRDTAITVFVVSWIPLLASFAVLMLQQHDGNLRVLTFMILVVCSDVGGYVAGVLFGRHPMVPAISPKKSWEGFGGSLVFCIIGGLLTVTLLLQANSMIGVLLGIAVVLVATGGDLIESQIKRELGIKDMGTLLPGHGGIMDRLDSMLPSAFVSWLVLTALL is encoded by the coding sequence ATGCCGGCGAGCGACCCGGCCGGTGAGACGCCGGCTACCGACCCGCCCTCGGCGGAGCCGAGTGGTAAGTCCTCGCGCGCGGGCCGCAATTTACCGGCCGCGCTGGCGGTGGGTATCGGCCTCGGTGCCTCGCTGATCGCGATTCTGCTGTTCGTTCCGAAGGTGCTGATCGGCGTCATCGCGGTCGCCATGGCCGTCGCTACCTGGGAGGTCGCCAAGCGCCTGCGCGAAGCTGATGTCCTGGTGCCCCGGATCCCGCTGCTGGTCGGCGGTCAGGCGATGATCTGGCTGGCCTGGCCGTGGGGTGCTCAGGGTGTGGTGGGCGCGTTCGCGGCGACCGCTCTGGGGTGTATGGCGTGGCGGCTGTTCGATCACGGCTTGTCGGCCACACCGCGAAACTTCTTGCGCGACACCGCGATCACGGTGTTCGTGGTGTCGTGGATCCCGCTGCTCGCGTCGTTCGCGGTTCTGATGCTGCAGCAGCACGACGGCAATCTGCGGGTGCTGACCTTCATGATTCTGGTGGTCTGCTCCGATGTCGGCGGATACGTCGCCGGTGTCCTCTTCGGCCGCCATCCGATGGTGCCCGCGATCAGCCCGAAGAAATCCTGGGAGGGATTCGGCGGTTCGCTGGTGTTCTGCATCATCGGCGGCCTGCTGACGGTGACACTGCTGTTGCAGGCCAATTCGATGATCGGCGTCCTGCTCGGCATCGCGGTGGTGCTTGTGGCGACCGGCGGTGACCTGATCGAATCCCAGATCAAGCGCGAACTCGGCATCAAGGACATGGGCACCCTGCTGCCCGGGCACGGCGGCATCATGGACCGGCTCGACTCGATGCTGCCCTCGGCGTTCGTCTCCTGGCTGGTGCTGACCGCCCTGCTCTAA
- a CDS encoding DUF4357 domain-containing protein: MKAIEVDDGVAATIEALSNAWAVPTADVVGRLLTTFLATTAPSTTTGSQPSAATATGHDVYCLYAGTRVHGHFDTATETLTITDGTLAGQTFRSPSEAARAVVNALKPGVNANRNGWTFWRVTNGDLLDVLRTR, from the coding sequence ATGAAAGCCATTGAGGTGGACGACGGCGTCGCCGCGACAATCGAAGCACTGTCCAATGCGTGGGCCGTGCCCACCGCAGACGTGGTCGGCAGACTGCTGACCACCTTCCTCGCCACAACTGCACCGTCGACCACCACCGGATCGCAACCGTCCGCGGCGACAGCAACAGGACATGATGTGTACTGCCTGTACGCGGGAACCCGCGTACACGGTCACTTCGATACCGCCACCGAGACCTTGACGATCACGGACGGCACACTGGCGGGGCAAACCTTTCGGTCACCGAGCGAAGCTGCGCGTGCGGTGGTGAATGCCCTCAAGCCAGGAGTCAACGCCAACCGGAACGGCTGGACCTTCTGGCGAGTCACCAATGGCGACCTGCTGGACGTCCTGCGCACCAGGTAG
- the rlmN gene encoding 23S rRNA (adenine(2503)-C(2))-methyltransferase RlmN — MTTSLPLVFDAPRRGMPPRHLADLDAAQRRAAVEELGLPKFRADQIARQYYGRLQADPRQMTDLPEPMREQVAEALFPPLLTEVRQVVCDEGTTRKTLWRAGDGTLLESVLMRYSDRNTLCISSQAGCGMACPFCATGQGGLNRNLSTAEIVDQVRAAAAALRDGEVPGGTGRLSNIVFMGMGEPLANYKRVVNAVRRITSPAPDGLGISQRSVVVSTVGLAPAIRKLADEDLSVTLAVSLHTPDDELRDTLVPVNNRWPVAEVLDAARYYADKSGRRVSIEYALIRDINDQPWRADMLGKKLHKALGSRVHVNLIPLNPTPGSKWDASPKPVEREFVRRVEAQGVPCTVRDTRGQEIAAACGQLAAEE, encoded by the coding sequence ATGACTACCTCCCTCCCGCTCGTTTTCGATGCTCCGCGCCGTGGCATGCCGCCGCGCCACCTCGCCGACCTGGACGCGGCGCAGCGTCGTGCGGCTGTCGAGGAGCTGGGACTGCCGAAGTTCCGCGCCGACCAGATCGCGCGCCAGTACTACGGGCGGCTGCAGGCCGATCCGCGGCAGATGACCGATCTACCGGAACCGATGCGGGAACAGGTCGCCGAAGCACTGTTCCCGCCGCTGCTGACCGAGGTTCGTCAGGTGGTGTGCGATGAGGGCACCACCCGTAAGACCCTCTGGCGCGCGGGCGACGGCACCCTGCTGGAGAGCGTGCTGATGCGCTACAGCGACCGCAACACGCTCTGCATCTCGAGTCAGGCGGGCTGCGGAATGGCATGCCCGTTCTGCGCGACCGGCCAGGGCGGCCTGAACCGCAACCTGTCCACCGCCGAGATCGTCGACCAGGTCCGTGCGGCCGCGGCCGCACTGCGCGACGGTGAAGTGCCCGGGGGTACGGGCCGGTTGTCCAATATCGTCTTCATGGGCATGGGTGAGCCGCTGGCGAACTACAAGCGCGTCGTGAACGCGGTACGCCGCATCACCTCCCCGGCGCCCGACGGACTGGGCATCTCCCAGCGCAGCGTCGTGGTCTCCACGGTCGGCCTGGCCCCCGCCATCCGCAAGCTTGCCGACGAGGACCTCTCGGTGACTCTCGCTGTCTCTCTGCACACTCCGGACGATGAGCTCCGAGATACCTTGGTACCGGTCAACAATCGCTGGCCGGTCGCCGAAGTCCTCGACGCCGCCCGCTATTACGCCGATAAGTCCGGGCGGCGAGTGTCGATCGAGTACGCCCTGATCCGCGACATCAACGACCAGCCCTGGCGCGCGGACATGCTCGGTAAGAAGCTCCACAAAGCCCTCGGCTCCCGAGTTCACGTGAACCTGATCCCGCTGAACCCCACCCCCGGTTCCAAATGGGACGCGTCGCCGAAACCCGTTGAGAGGGAGTTCGTCCGGCGAGTCGAGGCGCAGGGCGTGCCGTGCACCGTGCGTGATACCCGAGGCCAGGAGATCGCCGCGGCGTGCGGTCAGCTCGCCGCCGAAGAATAG
- a CDS encoding IS3 family transposase (programmed frameshift) has translation MPKPYPEEFRRDVVAVARKGETSLTQIAKDFGISQSCVKNWLKQADIEDGHRRGATRDESAELREARKRIRQLEQEAEVMRRAVAYFSRDVNPKMTYPLVLDLAADGIPVAVTCRVLGFSTQAFYRWKRCPVSQRDWDDAHLINAALDIHTDDPAFGYRFIADELPARGIRASENRVARLCSAQRIWSVFAKKRGLNRKAGPPVHDDLVGRNFGATVPNATWLTDITEHATSEGKLYLCAVKDVFSNRIVGYSIDSRMKASLAVSALNHAVALRSPTATIVHSDRGSQFRSRKFVSALSVNGLQGSMGRVGACGDNAAMESFFALLQKNVLDRKRWATRDELRLAIVVWIEKTYHRTRRQRRLGRLTPIEFETINRPALAA, from the exons ATGCCGAAGCCGTATCCCGAGGAGTTCCGCCGCGACGTCGTCGCGGTCGCCCGTAAGGGCGAGACCTCGTTGACTCAGATCGCCAAGGATTTCGGAATCTCGCAGAGCTGCGTGAAAAACTGGCTCAAACAAGCCGACATCGAAGACGGGCACCGGCGCGGCGCCACCCGCGACGAATCGGCCGAGCTACGTGAAGCGCGTAAACGGATTCGTCAGTTGGAACAAGAAGCCGAGGTCATGCGCCGCGCGGTCGCCTATTTCTCGCGTGACGTCAACCCAA AAATGACCTACCCGCTGGTCCTCGATCTGGCCGCTGACGGGATCCCTGTCGCGGTGACCTGCCGGGTACTCGGCTTCTCCACCCAAGCGTTCTACAGATGGAAACGATGCCCTGTCTCACAACGGGATTGGGACGATGCCCATTTGATCAACGCCGCGCTCGACATCCATACCGACGACCCCGCCTTCGGCTATCGATTCATCGCCGACGAACTACCGGCCCGCGGGATCCGTGCCAGCGAGAACCGGGTCGCCAGACTCTGTTCAGCGCAGCGGATCTGGAGTGTGTTCGCCAAGAAACGCGGGCTCAACCGCAAGGCCGGCCCGCCGGTCCACGACGACCTCGTCGGGCGCAATTTCGGCGCTACCGTCCCGAACGCGACGTGGTTGACCGACATCACCGAACACGCCACGAGCGAAGGAAAACTCTATCTGTGCGCTGTCAAGGACGTGTTCTCCAACCGGATCGTCGGGTACTCGATCGATTCACGGATGAAGGCGTCACTGGCGGTATCGGCATTGAACCATGCCGTCGCTCTCCGATCACCCACCGCGACGATTGTTCACTCGGACAGGGGTAGTCAATTTCGCTCCCGAAAGTTTGTAAGTGCGTTGTCGGTCAACGGATTACAAGGTTCGATGGGCAGAGTCGGGGCATGTGGTGACAATGCTGCGATGGAGTCGTTCTTCGCTTTGCTTCAGAAGAACGTTCTGGACCGTAAGCGGTGGGCGACCCGCGACGAGCTTCGGCTGGCGATCGTGGTCTGGATCGAGAAGACCTACCACCGAACCCGTCGGCAACGCCGACTCGGCCGACTCACCCCGATCGAGTTCGAGACAATAAACCGGCCCGCACTCGCGGCCTGA
- the pyrH gene encoding UMP kinase — protein MDPDTAPDRKGFRRVLLKLGGEMFGGGEVGLDPDVVQTVAEQIAEVVSTGVQVAVVIGGGNFFRGAELEERGMERARSDYMGMLGTVMNSLALQDFLQKQGVDTRVQTAITMGQVAEPYLPLRAKRHLEKGRVVIFGAGMGMPYFSTDTTAAQRALEIGAEVVLMAKAVDGVFTADPKVDSEATMFSEVTHKEVLERGLKVADATAFSLCMDNQMPMLVFNLLTKGNIARAVAGEKIGTLVRS, from the coding sequence ATGGACCCGGATACGGCGCCCGACCGCAAGGGCTTTCGCCGCGTACTCCTCAAATTGGGTGGGGAGATGTTCGGCGGCGGCGAGGTCGGGCTCGACCCGGATGTGGTCCAGACCGTGGCCGAACAGATCGCCGAAGTCGTTTCGACCGGCGTGCAGGTGGCGGTCGTCATCGGTGGGGGAAATTTCTTCCGCGGCGCCGAACTCGAGGAACGTGGTATGGAGCGGGCCCGCTCCGATTACATGGGTATGCTCGGCACCGTGATGAACAGCCTTGCGCTGCAAGACTTTCTGCAGAAGCAGGGTGTCGACACCCGGGTGCAGACCGCCATCACCATGGGACAGGTCGCCGAACCGTATCTGCCACTGCGCGCGAAGCGGCATCTGGAGAAGGGCCGGGTGGTGATCTTCGGCGCGGGGATGGGTATGCCGTACTTCTCCACCGACACCACCGCCGCTCAGCGAGCCCTGGAGATCGGCGCCGAGGTGGTGCTGATGGCCAAGGCCGTGGACGGGGTGTTCACCGCCGATCCCAAGGTGGATTCCGAGGCGACGATGTTCTCCGAGGTCACCCACAAGGAAGTGCTCGAGCGTGGGTTGAAGGTGGCCGATGCGACCGCGTTCAGCTTGTGTATGGACAACCAGATGCCGATGCTGGTGTTCAATTTGTTGACCAAGGGCAATATCGCCCGCGCGGTGGCCGGTGAGAAGATCGGCACACTGGTTCGGTCCTGA